TGAAAGAAAACCTGGCCTCGCACCGCGATGAAATGATCATTTCGTCCAAAGCCGGATATCTGATGTGGAACGGCCCCTACGGTAACGGATCCTCCAGGAAATACCTGATGGCGAGCCTGAACCAGAGTTTAAAACGTACGGGATTGGAATATTTTGATATCTTCTATTCCCACCGGTACGATTCAACTACGCCCATAGAGGAGACCATGCAGGCGCTGATCGACATAGTGAAACAGGGGAAAGCCTTATACGTGGGCTTGTCGAACTATCCGGCTGACAAAGCCCGTGAAGCCATGATCTATTTGAACGCTCAGCATGTCCCGAGCCTGATTTATCAAGGTAAATACAGCATGTTCAACCGGCAGCCCGAGGAAGAGATCCTGCCAGTTACCAGTGAGTTCGGTTCCGGATTTATCGCCTTTTCTCCATTGGCTCAAGGAGTTCTAACCGATAAATACCTGAACGGTATTCCCGATCAAAGCCGTGCTGCCGACCCTACAGGGTTTCTGAGAAAGGAGCAGGTTACGGAAGAGTTAGTCGCCAAAGTGAGAAAATTGAACGAGATCGCTCGTGACCGCGGACAGACTATGGCTGAAATGGCGGTTGCCTGGACGTTGCGCGACGAGCGTGTGACCTCGGTGATCGTAGGAACGCGGAACGTAAAACAGTTGCAGGACAATCTGGGATCGTTGAACAATCTTCGTTTCATATCGGAAGAATTAGCATTGATCGACAATATTTTAGGCGGAGCAACGTTATAACTTAAACGTTGTTCCTGAATTGAAATGAGAAGATCTGCACCTGTTCTTTTTATCACCCTTCTGCTTTCGGTTGTTTCCTGTGTAGATGAAGCATCCCGGTTTACGGTTCCCTATTCCCGGGTGTTTTTCCGGATCGATGTCAACGGGTTGGATTCCGATTTGACGTTTTTTGGCCACAAGACATTTGTTCAGGGAAGAACCGTTGGAGAACAAACCGGGTATGGAGGGTTACTGGTTTTCAGAACAGCTGAAGGATCGATCTTCGCCTACGATCTTAGTTGTCCCCATGAAGATAACCGTGAGGTCAAGGTGCAGCCTGCCGACAACGGCAAGGCCGTCTGTCCCAAATGCGGCAGTGTGTTTGTTACAATGTACGGGTTAGGTTCGGTTGAGTCGGGGCCGTCCGCCGAACCGTTACAACGTTACACGGTGAGAAAGGATTTCGGGCGTGAAGGAGTTTTTGTGATCACAAATTGATCCTGTGGGTGCAAATTTTTGGCGGATTCTCTTGTATTAATCAAGAAACATTTCTACATTTGCAGTCGCTTTTAAAAATTGACAATTCATTGCGGAAATAGCTCAGTTTGTAGAGCATAACCTTGCCCCGGAAGGAAAAGATACCCCTAACCTTGGCAAGGAGCCGGTGAAGAGTTGCCGGAGTTTTTTTAACAGAGAATAAATAATTGCGGAAATAGCTCAGTTGGTAGAGCATAACCTTGCCCCGGAAGGAAAAGATACCCCTAACCTTGGCAAGGAGCCGGTGAAGAGTTGCCGGAGTTTTTTTAACAGAGAATAAATAATTGCGGAAATAGCTCAGTTGGTAGAGCATAACCTTGCCAAGGTTAGGGTCGCGAGTTCGAGTCTCGTTTTCCGCTCAAGGTCTGCTCGGATGGTGGAATGGTAGACACGCAAGACTTAAAATCTTGTGACCATTACGGTTGTGCGGGTTCAAGTCCCGCTCCGAGTACTCCAAAGGGCTGTAAATCTGTTGATTTGCAGCCCTTTGTATTTCTTAGGGGCGCCAAAGGGGCGCCCAAATCAAAATAACAAAAACTTTAAGCATCTTTAACGGTCAGATAATAATTTAAAGAATAAATTCCTGATATTTTCCATTTTATCGTTATTTTTGCCGATAATGCTTTTCCGGAATAATTTATGGAATCAACTTTTCTCCGCCTTCAGCAAATCGTAAACCAATACACCTCGTATCGGTTAAAAAAAGCCATCAATCTTTTTGGTCTAAAATCGGAGTATTGGAATAAAGAAACCTTGCATACCCACATCGAGGAAGAAATTTACAATTCATCCCTTGAACTTATCGAACTTCACGAAAAACATCCTATCCTGCATATCATCACCAATTTCTCCGATTTGAAAAACGTGTTATGGGAAAGCACGTTTATCGAATCGCTTTCTCCCGATGAAAGAAAAAAGTATGGGAATTCCGAACAATTATCGTTGAGTTTTGAACAGTTGAAAAACGACAACACCATTTACGATGAACAAATTCCATACTTCTCCGGTATCCTTTCATCCATTTATTTAACCAAATACATCGCCTACCTGCAATCGCAATTGCCCCAAGAACAACCTGCACAAGTTTTGTCCGCATTGGAAACGAAATCCACTTTTGAAGCCGGGTTTACACTTCCTCAAATAAAATTATTGACTCAATGCGTGAACGAAGCCCGTATATTTACCGAAAGCATTACAACCGAAACATTTGAAAATATTTTATCCTGCACACTTGCCCGGCCACTAAAATCACGCAACAACCGATTGTTGGTATATTTCTTCTCCGCTTTGGACGACCGCAGCCTGATAAACCGCAATTGGCAAGCAGTTATCGATAAAAACCGCCTGTTTCTTTCCTCCGGAAAAAACAATCCACTTACCCAGACAGATTTATCTTCCGCCAAAACCGAATTAAAAGATTCCTCGCCGAAAGGTTCGGAAATCATCGACAAGTACCTCAAAGAACTGAAAAATCATTGAGAATAGGTTGATAACTCAACCATTGTCAATTACACCCCTGCTTTTCATCCTCTACTTTTGCCCTTGTAATTACAAAAACAAGGGTATGCAGACCCATTTGTATTCATTATTAAAAATAAAAACAAATGGAAAATTCAACATCAATTTTGGAACAACGCGTCCAACAATTAGAAAACAGCCTGTATCAGGCAAAGAAGATTCTCAGTTTCGAAGAAGCGTGCGCGTTTCTCAACTTTTCGAAAAGCTATCTCTACAAACTCACATCGGCGTGTGCCATTCCGCATTACAAACCAAGCGGGAAGATGGTCTATTTTGAACGGGAAGAACTGGAGAACTGGCTCAGGCAAAATCCGGTAAAAACCCGGGAGCAAATCGAAATGGAAGCCAACGCGTATATTTTGAAGAATAGCAAGAGACGATGAAAAGGGATAATGCTCAATACAAGGATCTTCAATCCAACAAGCAATCCAAAAACGAGCGCATCGAAACCTTTCTTCGCAGCGAGTTCGATTTTCGTTTCAATACCGTCAAATCCCGGACAGAGTATAAGGGGAAGGGCTCCGAGAAGCCCTTTTCCGTACTCACCAAGTTCGACATCAACTCCATCCGGCGCATATTGGACAGTAAAGGCGGCATCTATACCTCGCCCGACAACATCCGTAACATCCTGGAGAGCAATTTTGCACCGAAAGTAAATCCCATAAAAGAATACTTCCAAAACCTGCCCGCTTACTCATCCAACGACGACACGTTACCCATTACGGAGCTGGCGAAATGCGTAACGGTTAAAAACACCAACAATTGGAACGGATACCTGCTGAAATGGCTGGTGGCAGTTGTGGCCAATGCAATGGACGATACAGGATGTAAAAACCATACTTGTTTGGTGCTGACCGGCAGGCAGGGAGAGTATAAAACCACTTTTCTGGATATGCTTTGTCCCGAGAGTCTTCAGAATTATCTTTTCACCGGTAAAATCGATCCGCAGAACAAGGACGTCCAAACCCTGATGGCAGAATACCTGCTCATCAACATCGACGACCAGCTCCGGGCATTGAACAAGCGCGACGAGAACGAACTGAAAAATCTCATCACGGTAAATTTTGTCAAGTACCGCCGTCCGTATGATATCTACATCGAAGAATATCCGCATCGGGCGAGCTTTATGGCATCGGTAAACGGGAACGATTTTCTGACCGATCCTACCGGAAGCCGCCGTTTTCTTCCTTTTGAAGCGTTACACATCGATATCGACAGGATGAAGGACATCGATATGGATGAAGTGTACGGCCAGGCTTTTCGGCTGTACAAATCGGGATTCCGGTATTGGTTCGACAAGAATGAGACGGAAGAACTCAACTACTTCAACAACGAGTTTCAGATGCAGACGGTGGAATACGAAATGCTGATAAAGGGATATGAAGAACCGGATGAGAGTGACACCGAAGATTGTTTTCACACCACCACCGATATTGTCAACTACCTGCAACCCTTTTGTACGACCCGCCTTGTCGTAAAACAGATGGGCGAAGCCCTGCGTAAAAGTTCGTTCAAAAGGGAATCGAGACGCGTAAACGGCAGACCCGTTTGGGGTTACTTGCTGAAACAGGTAATCCCCGTGCCGTTTTAACTTTCAGTATTTTGCCTTACTACCTTACTACAACCTAAAAAAATAAAGAATAATACAGTGAAAGAAAAAGAGTTGTACTGTCGTAACATCTTTTTCGGACAAGTTACGACCCACTTACGACATTACTACACGGGCGCACGATGTAGTAGGACAAATCAAAAACTGTCGTAGGATGAAAATAGAAAATAACGATACTTTTTTCTTTCACTGTCAATGAATTAAACAGATGTAGTATGTAGTAAGAGAAAAAAACAAACCACCAAAATTTATAAACTTCTAAAACAGCAACCAACAATGAAAACCTCAATAGAAAACCTCAAACAAAACTCCATTAAACGGTATTTAGCCGAAAACGGCATCTACCCCGCGAGAGAATATGCCACTTATGCGCTGTACAAAAGTCCGTTCCGCAACGATCGAAAACCCAGCTTCAAAGTCGATTACAAAGACAACCTTTGGCGCGACTTCGGAAGCGAAGAAGGCGGAAGCATTATCGACTTGATAATGAAAATGAAACAATGCTCCTTTATTCAAGCCGTAAGACACTTGGAAGAAAAAGCCGACTTTCCTGTAATCGTCAAGCCCGCTTTTTCTTCCCCGGCGGAATCGGCCGGACGGATGAAATTGCTTCGCGTGGAGCAATCCCTTCCGCCCCACCTCGAAAGATATATCCGTGAACGAGGCATCCCCGCCCACTTAACGGCAGAATACCTAACAGCCGTTTATTACGATGTAAACGGCAGAGAGTATTCTGCATTGGGATTTAAAAACGACAAAGGCGGGTTTG
This portion of the Petrimonas sulfuriphila genome encodes:
- a CDS encoding Rieske 2Fe-2S domain-containing protein → MRRSAPVLFITLLLSVVSCVDEASRFTVPYSRVFFRIDVNGLDSDLTFFGHKTFVQGRTVGEQTGYGGLLVFRTAEGSIFAYDLSCPHEDNREVKVQPADNGKAVCPKCGSVFVTMYGLGSVESGPSAEPLQRYTVRKDFGREGVFVITN
- a CDS encoding virulence protein, which encodes MKRDNAQYKDLQSNKQSKNERIETFLRSEFDFRFNTVKSRTEYKGKGSEKPFSVLTKFDINSIRRILDSKGGIYTSPDNIRNILESNFAPKVNPIKEYFQNLPAYSSNDDTLPITELAKCVTVKNTNNWNGYLLKWLVAVVANAMDDTGCKNHTCLVLTGRQGEYKTTFLDMLCPESLQNYLFTGKIDPQNKDVQTLMAEYLLINIDDQLRALNKRDENELKNLITVNFVKYRRPYDIYIEEYPHRASFMASVNGNDFLTDPTGSRRFLPFEALHIDIDRMKDIDMDEVYGQAFRLYKSGFRYWFDKNETEELNYFNNEFQMQTVEYEMLIKGYEEPDESDTEDCFHTTTDIVNYLQPFCTTRLVVKQMGEALRKSSFKRESRRVNGRPVWGYLLKQVIPVPF
- a CDS encoding toprim domain-containing protein — translated: MKTSIENLKQNSIKRYLAENGIYPAREYATYALYKSPFRNDRKPSFKVDYKDNLWRDFGSEEGGSIIDLIMKMKQCSFIQAVRHLEEKADFPVIVKPAFSSPAESAGRMKLLRVEQSLPPHLERYIRERGIPAHLTAEYLTAVYYDVNGREYSALGFKNDKGGFELRNPDFQGCYPPKTITTFDHNSTTCNLFEGFTDFLSYLTLYPMKEKSLLPESAVVLNSTSNLEKALPFLSKHAQIYAYLDNDEGGKSAMQKLKKMGFPVTDCSNLYANDNDLNDFLQRMIRQKPVKNIAKSRRMKF
- a CDS encoding helix-turn-helix domain-containing protein encodes the protein MENSTSILEQRVQQLENSLYQAKKILSFEEACAFLNFSKSYLYKLTSACAIPHYKPSGKMVYFEREELENWLRQNPVKTREQIEMEANAYILKNSKRR
- a CDS encoding aldo/keto reductase, with translation MEYAFCGTSGLQLPRISLGLWHNFGYTDDFEEARNMIVHAFDQGVTHFDIANNYGPPPGSAESNFGKILKENLASHRDEMIISSKAGYLMWNGPYGNGSSRKYLMASLNQSLKRTGLEYFDIFYSHRYDSTTPIEETMQALIDIVKQGKALYVGLSNYPADKAREAMIYLNAQHVPSLIYQGKYSMFNRQPEEEILPVTSEFGSGFIAFSPLAQGVLTDKYLNGIPDQSRAADPTGFLRKEQVTEELVAKVRKLNEIARDRGQTMAEMAVAWTLRDERVTSVIVGTRNVKQLQDNLGSLNNLRFISEELALIDNILGGATL